Proteins encoded by one window of Gracilinanus agilis isolate LMUSP501 unplaced genomic scaffold, AgileGrace unplaced_scaffold747, whole genome shotgun sequence:
- the LOC123256634 gene encoding ankyrin repeat domain-containing protein 54-like, producing the protein LRPGRLRLAARPHRRLGPTGKEVHDMKRLREAANTNDIDTAQQLLDDGVDPRAIDDKGRTALHFAACSGSDQIVQLLLDHGADPDHRDGLGNTALHLAACTNHVPVITTLLRRGARVDVLDRAGRTPLHLAKSKLNILQEGHPQCLEAVRMEVKQIIQMLKEYLERLGQHEQRLRLDDLCNRLQMTSTKEQVDEVTDLLAGFTSLRLQMQKLGKR; encoded by the coding sequence CTGCGGCCCGGCCGCCTGCGCCTCGCGGCGCGGCCGCACCGCCGCCTGGGGCCCACCGGGAAGGAGGTGCATGATATGAAGAGGCTGCGCGAGGCCGCCAATACCAATGACATAGACACGGCCCAGCAGCTGCTAGATGACGGGGTGGATCCGCGCGCCATAGATGACAAAGGCCGCACCGCCCTCCACTTCGCGGCCTGCAGCGGCAGCGACCAGATCGTGCAGCTGCTGCTCGACCACGGGGCCGACCCGGACCACCGGGACGGGCTGGGCAACACGGCCCTGCACCTGGCCGCCTGCACCAATCACGTGCCCGTCATCACCACGCTCCTGCGCAGGGGGGCGCGCGTAGACGTCCTGGATCGCGCCGGCAGGACCCCCCTGCACCTGGCCAAGTCCAAGCTGAACATCCTGCAGGAGGGGCACCCCCAGTGCCTGGAAGCCGTCCGGATGGAGGTGAAGCAGATCATCCAGATGCTCAAGGAGTACCTGGAGCGCCTGGGCCAGCACGAGCAGCGCCTCCGGCTGGATGACCTCTGCAACCGGCTCCAGATGACCAGCACCAAAGAGCAGGTAGATGAGGTGACAGACCTCCTGGCTGGCTTCACCTCCCTCAGACTGCAGATGCAGAAGCTGGGGAAGCGGTGA